A single Nostoc sp. ATCC 53789 DNA region contains:
- a CDS encoding recombinase family protein: MVQRIAIYCRVSTTDQSCERQERDLLEYAAVCGFEVVGVWKETASGIKHNRSERQKVMALAQSHSIDAILVTEMTRWGRSTIDLIETLQLLHSWHVSLIAQTGLQFDLNTPQGRLIAHLMASLAEFERDLVRERVRSGVAAAKARGQKFGRQPGQRLKADKLGPKVLQMVQQGYSYRKIAEKLNLSKTTVNDIVKRHRQSGSESALEK; this comes from the coding sequence TTGGTACAAAGAATTGCCATTTATTGTCGGGTTTCAACAACTGACCAGTCTTGTGAGCGGCAAGAACGGGACTTATTAGAGTATGCTGCTGTTTGTGGTTTTGAGGTAGTTGGTGTTTGGAAGGAAACAGCCTCTGGAATTAAACACAACCGCTCTGAGCGACAAAAGGTTATGGCGTTAGCTCAAAGTCATAGTATTGATGCAATTTTGGTGACGGAGATGACCCGATGGGGACGTAGCACTATTGACCTGATTGAGACGTTGCAGTTACTCCATAGTTGGCATGTTTCCTTAATTGCTCAAACCGGATTGCAATTTGATTTGAATACACCCCAAGGCAGGCTAATTGCCCATCTAATGGCATCTTTGGCTGAATTTGAACGGGATTTGGTACGAGAAAGGGTGCGTTCGGGGGTGGCTGCGGCTAAAGCAAGAGGTCAAAAGTTTGGCAGACAGCCAGGACAAAGGCTCAAAGCAGATAAGTTGGGCCCCAAAGTTTTGCAGATGGTGCAACAGGGGTACTCTTACCGCAAAATTGCAGAAAAACTCAACCTCAGCAAGACAACTGTCAATGATATTGTCAAACGTCACAGGCAGTCCGGCTCTGAATCGGCGTTGGAGAAGTAA
- a CDS encoding type II toxin-antitoxin system RelE/ParE family toxin encodes MKQYNVIFSPRAERQLDTLYSYIADHSGEERAERYISDIVAFCQRLSLFPERGTKRDDLRPGLRVVGYAKRVTVAFSVESDRVMIHGIFYGGQDYDFMIEADEP; translated from the coding sequence ATGAAACAATATAATGTCATCTTCTCGCCACGCGCCGAGCGCCAACTTGATACGCTTTACAGTTATATTGCGGATCATAGCGGGGAAGAGCGGGCAGAGCGTTACATCAGCGACATTGTTGCTTTCTGCCAGCGTCTTTCCCTCTTTCCAGAACGCGGAACGAAGCGTGATGATTTGCGTCCAGGGTTACGGGTCGTTGGTTATGCCAAGCGTGTCACCGTTGCCTTTTCGGTAGAAAGTGACAGGGTGATGATCCACGGTATTTTTTATGGTGGGCAGGATTATGATTTCATGATTGAGGCGGATGAGCCTTGA
- a CDS encoding ParA family protein gives MLILTCTSLSGGQGKTTTAILLGRRLAQSGQRVLMVDADPQSNLTFYLGHEVEENQPTLLEVLKKQVSTEDGIYEVGENLWLIPADDGLDKAQEFLSSSGMGAIVLSKRLKEVADLFQYCIIDPPPQRSQICLTAAGAADHIIIPAEASSKGVNSLIRTLALIEELREIDAFSGEILGILPFRDKWVGNNQVAQSKTSIETMRTIAETIPVLPSILESEQFKKAIDKGVTLSSLGFTQLEAPFQQIIEGLQKNV, from the coding sequence ATGTTGATTCTTACGTGTACATCCCTTTCCGGTGGTCAGGGTAAAACCACTACTGCTATTCTTTTAGGCAGAAGGCTTGCTCAGTCAGGGCAGCGGGTGTTGATGGTTGACGCTGACCCTCAATCCAACCTGACTTTTTATCTTGGTCATGAAGTTGAAGAAAACCAGCCTACGCTTCTGGAAGTCCTAAAAAAACAGGTGAGTACAGAAGATGGTATCTATGAAGTGGGTGAGAACCTGTGGCTCATTCCGGCAGATGACGGGCTGGATAAAGCGCAAGAGTTTCTATCCAGTAGCGGCATGGGGGCGATTGTTCTCAGCAAGCGATTAAAAGAAGTCGCTGATTTATTCCAATACTGCATCATTGATCCGCCGCCCCAGCGATCGCAAATTTGTCTGACGGCGGCGGGGGCGGCTGACCATATTATCATCCCGGCGGAAGCATCATCCAAAGGGGTAAATTCTCTCATCCGCACCCTTGCCTTGATTGAAGAACTTAGAGAAATTGATGCTTTTTCAGGTGAAATACTGGGCATCTTGCCTTTCAGAGATAAGTGGGTAGGGAATAACCAGGTAGCCCAAAGCAAGACAAGCATTGAAACGATGCGAACAATTGCAGAAACCATCCCTGTCTTACCGTCAATTCTAGAATCAGAACAATTCAAAAAAGCGATTGATAAGGGTGTAACCCTGTCCTCCCTCGGCTTTACCCAACTCGAAGCCCCCTTCCAGCAGATTATCGAGGGGTTACAGAAAAATGTCTGA
- a CDS encoding ISAs1 family transposase — MIIKSCNDYVIAVKNNQPKLHSHIQRIAALRKPTSRIVETEKIRDRLTTRTVEVFHEIKGIDPKWIGINSLIRVERVGTRKGKKYHEIVCYISSLLGTAKEFAIGIRGHWGIENRLHWVKDVVFKEDSSTIRMGNAPANLSITRAIALNIIRRNSYASITIAHRFLSHDIDKLLALVE; from the coding sequence ATGATTATAAAAAGTTGTAACGATTACGTCATTGCAGTTAAAAATAATCAGCCAAAACTACATAGCCATATTCAACGCATTGCTGCTCTGAGAAAACCAACAAGTCGTATAGTTGAGACAGAGAAAATTAGAGATAGATTGACAACACGTACTGTAGAAGTATTCCATGAGATCAAGGGAATTGATCCAAAATGGATAGGGATAAACTCTTTAATTAGAGTGGAAAGAGTTGGAACAAGAAAAGGCAAAAAATATCACGAAATTGTCTGTTATATTAGCAGTCTGCTCGGTACAGCTAAAGAATTTGCTATCGGTATTCGCGGTCATTGGGGTATCGAAAATCGCCTCCACTGGGTGAAAGATGTTGTTTTCAAAGAAGATAGTTCCACAATCCGTATGGGTAATGCTCCGGCAAATCTTTCCATTACCAGAGCAATCGCACTCAACATCATTCGCCGCAATAGTTATGCTTCTATAACAATTGCTCACAGATTTCTATCTCATGATATTGACAAACTCCTTGCCCTTGTGGAATGA
- a CDS encoding type II toxin-antitoxin system ParD family antitoxin produces the protein MRTTQPLSITLPHDMMEMVKAKVSSGEYATESEVIRDGLRTLQARDAALEKWLHEEVVKSYDECKADESLGIPAEDIVARVRSNYRKRTTQANG, from the coding sequence ATGAGAACCACACAGCCCCTTAGCATCACGTTGCCGCATGACATGATGGAAATGGTTAAAGCCAAGGTCAGTTCGGGCGAGTATGCGACAGAAAGCGAAGTCATCCGCGACGGGCTTCGCACCCTTCAGGCGCGTGATGCAGCTTTAGAGAAGTGGTTGCACGAAGAAGTTGTCAAGAGCTATGACGAATGTAAGGCGGATGAAAGCCTGGGTATTCCGGCAGAAGATATAGTGGCGCGTGTCCGCTCCAATTACCGCAAGCGCACGACCCAAGCAAACGGCTAG
- a CDS encoding tyrosine-type recombinase/integrase — MKINGFGQAEILKPEEISLLFGEGFVNPRDRALFGVCLYAGARINEVCTLLKGDVITPRGVRPKLIIRSYNTKGGRDTREIQIHPILKDYLEAYAPLIKVRGKNPHLFPGRHGLNHIHQASADRLMREALQRVGLEERGMSTHSFRRTCLTAMSDAGIPLRHIQSISGHRSLAALERYLGVTDQHKENAIAALDFGQTVSPF, encoded by the coding sequence GTGAAAATCAACGGATTCGGCCAAGCCGAAATACTGAAACCTGAAGAAATATCCTTGCTGTTTGGTGAGGGTTTTGTCAACCCGCGCGATCGCGCTCTGTTCGGTGTCTGCCTCTATGCCGGAGCCAGAATCAACGAAGTCTGTACCCTGCTCAAGGGCGATGTGATCACGCCTAGAGGCGTGAGGCCGAAGTTGATTATTCGCAGTTATAACACCAAAGGCGGACGCGACACGCGGGAGATTCAAATTCACCCCATCCTGAAAGACTACCTTGAAGCCTACGCCCCACTTATCAAAGTCAGGGGCAAGAATCCGCATCTCTTCCCTGGCAGGCACGGACTGAACCACATCCACCAAGCCAGTGCCGACCGGCTGATGAGAGAAGCCCTGCAAAGGGTAGGGTTAGAGGAACGGGGCATGAGTACCCATTCTTTCCGCCGAACCTGCTTAACGGCTATGAGTGATGCAGGGATACCCCTACGGCACATTCAATCCATCAGCGGACACCGGAGCCTAGCCGCCCTGGAACGCTATTTAGGTGTGACTGACCAGCACAAGGAAAACGCCATTGCCGCCCTGGATTTTGGGCAGACTGTCAGCCCCTTTTAA
- a CDS encoding glycoside hydrolase family protein has protein sequence MNISQNCLDLIKKWEGFSAKAYLDPVNIPTIGYGTIRYPNGQKVQMGDVISEPEAEDLMKLECDEFAEIVNRNVQVTLNQNQFDALVSFCYNVGAAGFKGSTLLKKLNAGNYSEAGEQFLVWNKATKDGVKKVIDGLTNRRKDEKALFEETVGNGTPLEKAEPSPQNEVTWLEGYRESISDDNTIIVARKGKDVVEILTLESPKKEDLITVLRQYPNAQNFLLATSKAVPSGERILIEKRQPASITKVENPPSLQNPLLIMGMGAEDGTLASVKEDIEKLQTRLRDLGYYQGEIDGNFGFNTDQAVKVFQARYFGQNEADGKVGSLTWEKLWGQDAPPIPTPPASPTNPGKNYLKLTKTRQKDEYGCLVLKMEYYKDGQLKDSLNVCSGTPGQQVFKTGPNSVPKSLQPLPEGKWRIEDIKWAKEKDKYFGEFSTPGVGPVSTPLTYVGPSSTRRSAIEIHIDSNRRAGFPGTAGCVGLYTIADYQRFVSWLRETDPRDFYVDWGLGTSPKP, from the coding sequence ATGAATATTTCGCAGAATTGTCTCGATCTAATTAAAAAATGGGAAGGATTCAGTGCCAAAGCTTATTTAGATCCTGTAAATATTCCTACCATTGGTTATGGAACAATTCGTTATCCAAATGGGCAAAAAGTCCAAATGGGAGATGTCATTTCAGAACCAGAAGCTGAAGATTTGATGAAGTTAGAGTGTGATGAATTTGCTGAAATAGTTAATCGAAATGTTCAAGTTACGCTCAATCAAAATCAATTTGATGCTTTGGTTTCTTTTTGTTACAACGTAGGAGCAGCAGGATTTAAAGGGAGTACCTTACTCAAAAAACTTAACGCAGGAAATTATTCTGAAGCAGGAGAGCAATTTTTAGTCTGGAATAAAGCGACTAAAGATGGTGTCAAGAAAGTCATCGACGGATTGACTAATCGGCGCAAAGATGAAAAGGCTTTATTTGAAGAAACTGTTGGTAACGGGACTCCACTGGAGAAAGCAGAACCGTCACCGCAAAATGAAGTTACTTGGTTGGAAGGCTATCGAGAAAGTATCAGCGACGATAATACTATTATCGTTGCTCGTAAGGGCAAAGATGTCGTAGAAATTCTAACTCTAGAAAGTCCCAAAAAAGAAGATTTGATTACTGTCCTGCGTCAATATCCCAACGCCCAAAATTTCCTCCTTGCCACCAGTAAAGCGGTTCCTTCTGGTGAGCGAATTCTCATCGAAAAGAGGCAACCAGCCTCGATCACAAAAGTTGAAAATCCTCCTAGTTTGCAAAATCCCCTCTTAATTATGGGGATGGGAGCGGAAGACGGAACTCTAGCCTCCGTCAAAGAGGATATCGAGAAGCTACAAACGCGTCTAAGGGACTTGGGATATTATCAAGGAGAAATTGACGGAAACTTCGGTTTTAATACCGATCAAGCCGTTAAAGTTTTTCAGGCAAGATATTTTGGACAAAACGAAGCTGACGGCAAAGTCGGTTCATTAACTTGGGAGAAACTCTGGGGGCAAGATGCGCCACCTATCCCTACACCCCCTGCTTCTCCCACAAATCCTGGAAAAAATTACCTCAAATTGACCAAAACCAGACAAAAAGATGAGTACGGGTGTCTCGTCCTCAAAATGGAATACTACAAAGATGGACAGCTTAAAGATTCCTTGAATGTGTGTTCTGGTACCCCTGGCCAGCAGGTTTTTAAAACTGGACCTAACAGCGTTCCTAAATCCTTACAACCTCTGCCGGAAGGAAAATGGCGGATCGAGGACATTAAATGGGCAAAGGAAAAGGATAAGTACTTCGGAGAATTCTCTACTCCTGGGGTTGGGCCTGTCTCTACTCCCCTAACCTACGTGGGACCGAGTTCGACCCGACGAAGTGCGATCGAAATTCACATCGACTCAAATCGGCGAGCAGGCTTTCCTGGAACAGCAGGTTGCGTCGGATTATATACTATTGCCGATTATCAACGATTTGTCAGTTGGTTGCGCGAGACCGATCCGAGAGACTTCTATGTTGATTGGGGTTTAGGAACAAGCCCGAAACCATAA
- a CDS encoding tyrosine-type recombinase/integrase has product MWENESDTIHLKWKNLAPRGDSGQVTVLGKGSKTRSVLPLKSIWDNLMQLRGNAADSDPVFCSRKGKGHLDRKTINKIIAAAAKRAGLDAKVSPHWLRHAHATHSLERGANIGLVQQTLGHANVSTTSRYLHARPNDSSSMYLPV; this is encoded by the coding sequence GTGTGGGAGAATGAAAGCGACACAATTCACCTTAAGTGGAAGAATTTAGCACCACGAGGTGACAGTGGACAGGTGACGGTGTTGGGGAAGGGGAGTAAAACGCGATCGGTGTTGCCGCTCAAGTCGATTTGGGATAATTTAATGCAGTTGCGGGGGAATGCAGCTGATAGTGACCCGGTATTTTGTAGTCGCAAGGGCAAGGGACATCTCGACCGCAAGACTATTAATAAGATAATTGCGGCGGCGGCGAAACGGGCGGGGTTGGATGCGAAGGTGTCACCTCACTGGTTGCGTCATGCCCATGCTACACATTCCCTAGAACGTGGAGCGAATATTGGGTTGGTGCAGCAGACTTTGGGCCACGCTAATGTTTCTACTACCAGTAGGTATTTGCACGCTAGACCCAACGATAGTAGTTCTATGTATTTGCCTGTATAG
- a CDS encoding CU044_2847 family protein, producing MKRIVEFPLENGDSILVEVDEPGLTDERIGLRDEVLEKAKKTFESALEQVKPIANVIMTKVNSLNQPADEVEVKFGIKMSAELGAVIASGNGEVNYEITLKWKRES from the coding sequence GTGAAGCGTATCGTAGAATTTCCTTTGGAAAATGGCGACTCGATTCTTGTGGAAGTGGATGAGCCTGGACTAACTGATGAGCGTATCGGTTTGCGAGATGAAGTCCTTGAAAAAGCTAAAAAAACTTTTGAGTCTGCTCTGGAACAAGTTAAGCCCATAGCAAATGTCATTATGACTAAAGTAAATAGTCTTAATCAGCCTGCGGACGAAGTAGAAGTCAAGTTTGGCATCAAAATGAGTGCAGAACTTGGAGCAGTCATCGCTTCTGGCAATGGCGAAGTTAATTATGAAATTACTTTAAAGTGGAAACGAGAGTCGTAA
- a CDS encoding Tn3 family transposase: MGFLTLEQRQRYGRYESEPTPMQLARYFHLDDTDFDSVLIRRGNQNRLGFALQLVSVRFLGTFLENPIDVPLGVIIHVATQLGISDIECLPRYLERSVTHWEHQGEIQQLYGYRDFSGQPGHWQLVRWLYGRAWVGSESPSVLFDLVTARLVEHKILLPGVTVLERLVASVRERTAKRLWQILAKIPSKEQRSKLEALLVTDEKTWYTPLDQLRRSPTRHSAPALVNALNRLVKVRSLGINALNFSNIPASRLKALARHAATIRVQAIARMPFERRIATLLAFIHTLEALAADDTLDVLELLIKDLLAKSVRDGKKERLRTIKDLDASALRLGTACAVILDPNCEDKSVREVIFQLIPQEKLQASVSKVEELARPPEDDYYPELLKRWTIVRRFLPSLLRTIDFQATKAGQSILKAVEFLKSIEKKANPLMDTAPLNGITKGWLQLIVQPNADIDRRAYTFCTLERLCEGLRRRELFITPSIRWSNPHAKLLQGSYWESARPQVCRALNLQPTPAAELSKLKQQLDEAFHRTANNLPSNAAVRVEPNKKGRDTLTVTNLDKLEEPASLKALKILVAELLPRVDLPEALLEIHAKTGFMDEFNHGSQDSSRVTDLHISVCAVLIAQSCNIGLKPVTRADIPALTRNRLAWIQQNYLRSETLKSANARLVDAQTHIPLAQTWGGGEVASADGLRFVVPVQTLNSGPNSKYFGRGRGITYYNFTSDQFTGFHGLVVPGTLRDSLVVLVGLLEQQTSLRPKEIMTDTSGYSDVIFGLFWLLGYQFSPRLADVGEARFWRLDSEADYGVLNGIARQRVNTSFIENYWDDMLRVAGSLKLGTVSATDIMRTLYRGEKPSVLGRAIGELGRIAKTLYLLNYVDDEAYRRRILTQLNRGEGRHGLARVIFHGQKGELRQRYREGQEDQLSALGLVVNALVLWNTYYMDAALSSIGSQQSMNLEDLARLSPLGHSHINMLGRYHFSLPLAVMQGEMRSLRDPKDPNEQDD, translated from the coding sequence ATGGGATTCCTTACTCTTGAACAGCGACAACGCTACGGACGCTATGAGTCGGAACCAACGCCAATGCAATTGGCTCGCTACTTCCATCTTGATGATACGGATTTTGATAGTGTTCTAATTCGACGTGGAAATCAAAACCGCCTGGGTTTTGCCTTGCAGCTAGTTAGCGTCAGGTTTCTGGGAACTTTTTTGGAAAATCCCATTGATGTTCCGCTTGGTGTAATAATCCACGTAGCCACTCAGTTAGGAATCTCAGATATCGAGTGTTTGCCACGCTACCTTGAGCGTTCCGTAACCCATTGGGAGCATCAGGGTGAGATTCAACAACTTTATGGCTATCGAGATTTTAGCGGGCAACCAGGACACTGGCAATTGGTTCGTTGGCTGTATGGACGTGCCTGGGTTGGTTCCGAGAGTCCAAGTGTTTTATTTGACTTGGTGACAGCAAGGTTAGTTGAACATAAAATCCTTTTACCTGGAGTTACAGTTCTGGAGCGTCTGGTTGCCAGTGTCCGAGAGCGGACGGCGAAGAGGCTGTGGCAAATTTTAGCCAAAATTCCTTCAAAGGAACAACGCTCAAAGCTTGAAGCCTTACTAGTAACCGATGAGAAAACTTGGTACACACCACTCGACCAATTACGGCGATCGCCAACTCGTCACAGCGCTCCCGCTTTGGTCAATGCTTTGAACCGTCTAGTTAAAGTGCGTTCCCTTGGGATCAACGCCTTGAATTTCTCTAATATCCCAGCCAGCAGATTAAAAGCTCTTGCCCGCCATGCAGCAACAATTCGAGTTCAGGCAATTGCCCGTATGCCGTTTGAGCGGAGAATTGCGACTCTACTTGCCTTTATTCATACCTTGGAAGCTCTTGCTGCTGATGATACCCTCGATGTGCTGGAATTGTTGATCAAGGATTTACTCGCCAAGTCAGTGCGGGATGGAAAAAAAGAACGGTTACGCACGATCAAAGACCTGGATGCGTCAGCTTTGCGATTGGGTACAGCCTGTGCAGTTATACTTGACCCCAATTGTGAAGATAAAAGCGTGCGTGAAGTTATTTTTCAACTTATTCCTCAAGAGAAGCTACAAGCTTCTGTGTCAAAGGTGGAAGAACTAGCTAGACCACCAGAAGATGACTATTACCCAGAACTGTTGAAGCGTTGGACAATTGTTCGCAGATTTCTCCCCTCACTGCTGCGGACAATTGATTTTCAAGCAACCAAAGCTGGTCAATCAATTCTTAAGGCTGTGGAATTTCTCAAAAGTATTGAGAAGAAAGCAAATCCCTTGATGGATACTGCTCCACTCAATGGCATTACTAAAGGCTGGCTGCAATTAATTGTACAACCCAATGCAGATATCGACCGTCGCGCTTACACTTTCTGTACTTTAGAGCGATTATGTGAGGGATTGCGCCGTCGAGAACTGTTTATCACCCCTAGTATCCGTTGGAGCAACCCCCATGCCAAGTTACTGCAAGGTTCATATTGGGAATCAGCCAGACCACAAGTCTGTCGCGCACTAAACCTACAACCAACACCCGCAGCGGAACTGTCCAAGTTGAAACAGCAACTCGATGAAGCATTTCATCGTACTGCTAATAATCTGCCCAGTAATGCAGCAGTAAGGGTCGAACCTAACAAAAAAGGGCGTGATACTTTAACAGTAACCAACCTGGATAAGTTAGAAGAACCTGCCAGCTTGAAGGCTCTCAAAATACTGGTAGCAGAACTACTCCCCCGTGTGGATTTGCCAGAAGCCCTACTGGAAATCCATGCCAAAACAGGGTTTATGGATGAATTTAACCACGGTAGTCAGGATAGCTCACGAGTAACTGATTTACACATTAGTGTCTGTGCAGTGCTGATAGCTCAAAGTTGCAACATCGGGTTGAAGCCAGTTACCCGTGCAGATATCCCAGCCCTAACTCGTAATCGACTGGCTTGGATACAACAAAACTACCTTCGTTCTGAAACCTTGAAGAGTGCTAATGCGCGGTTGGTTGATGCTCAAACTCATATTCCATTGGCGCAGACTTGGGGTGGGGGAGAAGTCGCATCAGCAGATGGATTGCGTTTTGTGGTGCCTGTACAAACACTAAATTCAGGCCCAAATAGCAAATATTTTGGTCGGGGTCGAGGTATTACTTACTACAACTTTACTTCAGACCAGTTTACAGGTTTTCACGGTTTGGTGGTTCCTGGAACGCTGCGTGACTCCCTGGTTGTGCTGGTCGGGCTTTTGGAGCAACAGACCTCTCTTCGTCCCAAGGAGATCATGACTGATACAAGCGGTTACAGTGATGTGATATTCGGTCTTTTCTGGCTACTAGGCTATCAGTTCAGCCCCCGACTGGCTGATGTAGGGGAGGCTCGCTTTTGGCGTTTGGACTCTGAAGCCGATTATGGCGTTCTCAATGGAATAGCACGGCAACGGGTCAATACCTCTTTTATTGAGAATTATTGGGATGACATGCTGCGAGTTGCAGGTTCTTTAAAGTTGGGAACGGTGAGCGCAACAGATATTATGCGAACTTTATACCGAGGTGAAAAACCTTCTGTTCTGGGTCGGGCGATTGGGGAGTTGGGGCGTATAGCCAAAACTTTGTACCTATTAAACTATGTCGATGATGAGGCTTATCGTCGTCGAATTTTGACTCAACTAAATCGCGGTGAAGGACGGCACGGACTCGCTAGAGTTATATTTCATGGTCAAAAGGGAGAGTTGCGCCAACGTTACCGAGAGGGACAAGAAGACCAACTTTCGGCTTTGGGGTTGGTCGTCAATGCTTTGGTACTATGGAATACATATTATATGGATGCTGCACTTAGCTCTATCGGCTCCCAACAAAGCATGAATCTTGAGGATCTAGCGCGGCTATCGCCTTTGGGACATTCTCACATCAATATGTTGGGACGTTATCATTTCTCTTTGCCTCTTGCAGTTATGCAGGGGGAAATGCGTTCGCTGCGCGATCCAAAAGACCCTAACGAACAGGATGATTAG
- a CDS encoding ISAs1 family transposase, translating to MGANLIEQLKQVEDFRTKDGRRHPLWLVLLFVIMGTMNGYVGYRGWGDFVNRHSRVLIKKFGIQKHGVPSYSTIRRVVMGVEFDKLAEKFNDWAKSYVEIEELEWCAMDGKSIKGTVKDYNSSQQNFVSIVSVFACKRGLVVGMKKFENHDKSEIQVVQDLITAMDLQGVVFSFDSLHCQKKLVR from the coding sequence ATGGGTGCGAATCTAATCGAACAGTTAAAGCAAGTGGAAGACTTTAGGACAAAAGATGGTCGAAGACATCCACTTTGGTTGGTTTTATTGTTTGTAATAATGGGCACTATGAATGGATATGTGGGATATCGTGGGTGGGGAGATTTTGTGAATAGGCATAGTCGGGTATTAATAAAGAAATTTGGTATCCAAAAACATGGAGTTCCATCTTATTCAACTATCCGACGTGTAGTGATGGGAGTAGAGTTTGATAAGCTGGCGGAAAAATTCAATGATTGGGCTAAAAGTTATGTTGAAATAGAAGAATTAGAATGGTGTGCTATGGATGGGAAAAGTATTAAGGGGACGGTGAAAGACTACAATTCATCTCAGCAAAATTTTGTCAGCATAGTATCAGTATTTGCTTGTAAAAGAGGGCTGGTCGTCGGGATGAAAAAATTTGAAAACCATGATAAAAGCGAAATCCAGGTTGTACAAGATTTAATTACAGCAATGGATCTACAAGGTGTGGTTTTCAGCTTTGATTCCTTACATTGCCAAAAAAAACTTGTGAGATGA